From Helicobacter sp. MIT 05-5293, one genomic window encodes:
- the nuoK gene encoding NADH-quinone oxidoreductase subunit NuoK — protein MITLNHYLVLSAILFAIGLFGMMKRKNILMLFFSTEILLNAANVGFVAVSSYLNDLSGQIFALFIIAIAASEIAVGLGLVVIWYKKHRTLDINTIQTLKG, from the coding sequence ATGATTACACTCAATCATTATTTGGTGCTTTCGGCAATTTTGTTTGCTATTGGACTTTTTGGTATGATGAAACGAAAAAATATTTTGATGTTATTTTTTTCTACTGAAATTCTCCTCAACGCTGCAAATGTAGGATTTGTAGCAGTTAGCTCATACCTCAATGATCTTAGTGGGCAAATTTTCGCGCTTTTTATCATTGCTATTGCCGCATCAGAAATCGCAGTAGGTTTAGGGCTTGTGGTGATTTGGTATAAAAAACATCGCACACTTGATATTAACACGATTCAAACACTTAAAGGATAA
- a CDS encoding NADH-quinone oxidoreductase subunit M, with translation MDYLLSIIIFFPALAALLLLILRSENTRIFAIIVAATELFFTLLLWNEFHLDYGGIQFFSHFPLIASYGINYDVGIDGISLFLIILNAFITLLGIYFFKQIKTPLAVAILFTESIVMGVFSALDVILFYIFWELSLIPVLYIIGVWGGEKRAYAALKYFIYTFGASLIMLIGILYYAYQYFLISGVWSFNLLDWYAIDLDLSIQGWVFLAFFIGVAVKIPLLPLHSWQPYAYTQAPIVGSALIAGVLSKMGTYALVRFILPLFPVVSNDLSLIIGILCVIMVIYGALIAYAQTNIKTLIAYASLSHMGIIVLGVFSLNIEGMSGAVFFMIAHGVIVAALFLLAGVLYERIQSQQIDSCRGLANVMPHFTTIFGIVMMSALGLPLTMGFVGEFLALFGYFQINPIITLLAGTSFFVGAIYMLSVFKKVFLGSVSDQHRHLNDLNLREKLVFLPIIVLIVWLGVYPKPLLEPIDVSIKHINQIIYHKIQTSNHLPDTLEDPQENLIEIPDEFNRTSPDDLLIIPNLGD, from the coding sequence ATGGACTATTTATTAAGTATTATCATATTTTTTCCCGCGCTCGCAGCATTATTGCTCCTTATTCTGCGCAGTGAAAATACGAGAATCTTTGCTATCATCGTTGCGGCAACAGAACTCTTTTTTACACTCCTTTTGTGGAATGAATTTCATCTTGATTATGGCGGGATTCAGTTTTTCTCTCACTTTCCTCTGATTGCTTCTTATGGCATCAATTATGATGTGGGCATTGATGGAATTTCGCTTTTTTTGATTATTCTGAATGCGTTTATTACACTACTAGGAATCTATTTCTTTAAGCAAATCAAAACACCCCTTGCTGTTGCTATTCTTTTTACAGAAAGTATTGTAATGGGTGTATTTAGCGCGCTTGATGTGATTTTGTTTTACATTTTTTGGGAACTCTCCCTCATACCTGTGCTTTATATTATTGGTGTATGGGGAGGTGAAAAACGCGCTTATGCAGCCTTAAAATATTTCATCTACACTTTTGGTGCGTCCTTGATTATGCTTATAGGTATTCTGTATTATGCTTATCAATATTTCCTTATTTCGGGTGTATGGAGCTTTAACCTTTTAGATTGGTATGCCATAGATTTAGATTTAAGCATACAGGGTTGGGTATTCTTAGCATTCTTTATCGGTGTCGCTGTCAAAATCCCTCTATTGCCGCTACATTCTTGGCAACCTTATGCCTACACACAAGCTCCCATCGTTGGGTCAGCCTTGATCGCAGGTGTTCTTAGCAAAATGGGGACTTATGCTCTCGTGCGCTTTATATTGCCACTCTTCCCTGTTGTCAGTAATGATTTGAGCTTAATCATTGGTATTTTATGTGTTATTATGGTCATCTATGGAGCTTTGATTGCTTATGCACAAACCAATATCAAAACTTTGATTGCTTATGCCTCACTCTCACATATGGGTATCATTGTTTTGGGTGTGTTTTCCCTCAATATCGAAGGTATGAGTGGTGCTGTATTTTTTATGATTGCTCATGGTGTGATAGTCGCAGCATTATTTTTGCTCGCAGGAGTTTTATACGAGAGAATCCAAAGTCAGCAAATTGATAGTTGCAGAGGTCTAGCAAATGTAATGCCTCATTTTACTACTATTTTTGGAATCGTAATGATGAGTGCCTTAGGTCTGCCTCTCACAATGGGTTTTGTGGGAGAATTCTTGGCACTATTTGGATACTTTCAAATTAATCCTATCATCACACTTCTTGCAGGGACAAGCTTCTTTGTGGGGGCAATTTATATGTTAAGTGTGTTTAAAAAAGTCTTCTTGGGTTCTGTCTCGGATCAGCATCGCCACTTAAATGATCTGAATCTACGAGAGAAACTTGTATTTTTACCTATTATAGTGCTTATTGTATGGCTAGGCGTTTATCCTAAACCACTCTTAGAACCTATTGATGTCAGCATCAAGCATATCAATCAAATCATTTATCATAAAATCCAAACAAGCAATCATCTTCCCGATACCCTCGAAGATCCTCAAGAGAATCTTATTGAGATTCCAGATGAATTTAATCGCACTTCACCCGATGATCTTCTTATTATCCCAAATTTAGGAGACTAA
- a CDS encoding NADH-quinone oxidoreductase subunit J translates to MFEAIAFYLFSTLTIIMFVIAVSSSQILYAMTALASGMLFISGIFFTLDAEFLGVVQIIVYSGSVVALYAFAMMFFDASKPVIESNKHQKIACILAFGIALMLVIVLGMPIIANNIESIADSQHLINIASMNNIQMIGYVIFTKYLIPFELAALMLLVAMVAGIVLSLKSSKKEIV, encoded by the coding sequence ATGTTTGAAGCTATTGCTTTTTATCTCTTTAGCACACTTACTATTATAATGTTTGTCATTGCGGTAAGCTCAAGCCAAATCTTATACGCAATGACAGCCCTTGCAAGTGGAATGCTCTTTATTTCAGGCATATTTTTTACACTTGATGCAGAATTTTTAGGTGTAGTGCAAATCATTGTCTATAGTGGATCAGTCGTTGCACTTTATGCGTTTGCAATGATGTTTTTTGATGCCTCCAAACCCGTCATAGAATCAAATAAACATCAAAAAATCGCTTGTATTCTAGCATTTGGTATTGCTTTGATGTTGGTTATTGTGCTTGGTATGCCTATTATCGCCAATAACATTGAATCAATCGCAGATTCTCAACATCTCATCAATATTGCAAGTATGAACAACATTCAAATGATAGGCTATGTCATTTTCACAAAATACCTTATTCCTTTCGAATTAGCCGCTTTAATGTTGCTTGTCGCAATGGTTGCAGGTATTGTCCTCTCTCTCAAATCCTCCAAAAAGGAGATTGTATGA
- the nuoH gene encoding NADH-quinone oxidoreductase subunit NuoH has product MSDFAGNIIETLLKIIVLLLIFSALAGFGTYLERKVLGFFQRRLGPNYVGPYGLLQVLADGIKLFTKEDIIPQNAIRPIFIIAPAIAAMTAFLAMAPIPFFPEFELFGHTVRPIIADINVGILFFLAVGSCGIYAPLLAGLSSGNKWSLIGGARASLQFLSFEVITILSLLAPLMIIGSLSLIEINQYQSGGMLNWLIFKQPLAFVLFIIAAYVELNRTPFDLLEHEAELTAGFASEYSGLKWGMFFIGEYANMFATAFILSLMFCGGFNDWGFIPGGIAILLKVCFFIFLFMWVRASFPHVRPDQLMRMCWKILLPLALLNVLATGSILLL; this is encoded by the coding sequence ATGAGTGATTTTGCTGGAAACATTATTGAAACCCTGCTTAAAATTATTGTTTTATTGCTTATATTTTCAGCATTAGCAGGGTTTGGGACTTATTTAGAACGCAAGGTTTTAGGATTCTTTCAACGGCGACTAGGACCTAACTATGTCGGACCTTATGGCTTATTGCAAGTGCTTGCTGATGGTATTAAACTCTTTACCAAAGAAGATATTATCCCTCAAAATGCTATTCGTCCTATCTTTATCATTGCACCTGCTATCGCGGCAATGACAGCATTTTTAGCAATGGCACCCATTCCATTTTTTCCAGAATTTGAGCTCTTTGGACACACCGTGCGCCCTATTATTGCTGATATTAATGTGGGGATTCTATTTTTCCTTGCAGTGGGTTCTTGTGGTATTTATGCTCCTCTTTTAGCAGGATTAAGCTCGGGCAATAAATGGTCTCTAATCGGTGGTGCGCGCGCAAGTTTGCAGTTTTTAAGCTTTGAAGTCATTACGATTCTTTCATTACTTGCACCGCTTATGATTATAGGCTCACTTTCACTAATCGAAATCAATCAATACCAATCCGGAGGTATGCTTAATTGGCTGATTTTCAAACAACCCTTAGCTTTTGTGCTTTTTATTATTGCAGCGTATGTTGAGCTAAACCGCACACCTTTCGACCTGCTCGAACACGAGGCAGAGCTTACAGCGGGATTTGCAAGCGAATACAGCGGGCTTAAGTGGGGTATGTTTTTTATCGGTGAATACGCTAATATGTTTGCAACTGCTTTTATTTTAAGCCTAATGTTTTGTGGAGGATTTAATGATTGGGGCTTTATCCCGGGAGGAATAGCGATTTTGCTCAAAGTATGCTTCTTTATATTCCTCTTTATGTGGGTTAGAGCAAGCTTCCCTCATGTGCGCCCTGATCAATTAATGAGAATGTGTTGGAAAATCCTCTTGCCATTGGCGTTACTCAATGTCCTTGCTACTGGTAGCATTTTATTATTGTAA
- the nuoN gene encoding NADH-quinone oxidoreductase subunit NuoN, whose protein sequence is MPELMSFSFSQLHFQLLIPMAISLLGGIVILGVGIFNKSNTRDLCVSISVLFVLLNLGFILGVLIETYHASGFFNLLLVDGISLLTQIIILTSALLLFPLFINKTNLPECQKPEFYALFLFSIAGFGFMVSSNNLILILLGLETASLSLYALIALHNRSSAFEASIKYFTMGSLATAFYAFGAMLLYTATGSVDTIGIAQFLQQHAFEPSPLAIIGFILMLCALGFKISVVPFHTWGPDVYEGSNSLLAAFISIAPKIATFAVTLRIFDVFISSDNVWIEYVLYALVILTMSVPNLIALIQEDVKRMLAYSSISHSGFVLGAILINTHQSHTILFFYWFLFLFTNIGAFAILWLMQDDDHTFHPRFSHPYAKFSGMIHTSPILAILLSVFMIALAGIPPLSVFWGKMYLMASALDAGYIALAIFMAINSTIAAFYYFKLVVYIFVKEPHSLSTNFDSHLCLASKGVLTISLAVSVLSLFLVQNLLEFISKYIGNSGF, encoded by the coding sequence ATGCCAGAATTAATGAGCTTTTCATTTTCACAACTTCATTTTCAACTACTCATTCCCATGGCAATATCACTCCTAGGCGGAATTGTAATTTTAGGTGTTGGAATCTTTAACAAATCAAATACTCGTGATTTGTGTGTCAGTATCAGTGTGCTTTTTGTATTGCTCAATCTCGGCTTTATCCTAGGCGTATTGATCGAAACATATCATGCTTCAGGATTCTTTAATCTCTTACTCGTTGATGGAATCTCACTTTTAACACAAATCATTATCCTTACAAGTGCTCTTTTGCTCTTTCCTCTTTTTATCAACAAAACAAACTTGCCAGAATGCCAAAAACCTGAATTCTATGCTCTTTTCTTATTTAGCATTGCAGGATTTGGTTTTATGGTTTCAAGCAACAATCTCATCTTGATTTTGCTTGGATTAGAAACCGCATCTTTATCTCTTTATGCACTCATAGCGTTACACAATCGTTCAAGTGCTTTTGAAGCATCGATCAAATATTTCACAATGGGATCACTCGCGACAGCATTTTATGCCTTTGGAGCAATGCTACTTTACACAGCAACAGGAAGTGTCGATACCATAGGTATTGCGCAATTTTTACAACAGCATGCTTTTGAACCCTCACCACTTGCCATTATTGGTTTTATCTTAATGCTGTGTGCGTTAGGCTTTAAAATCTCTGTCGTTCCTTTCCACACATGGGGACCTGATGTGTATGAAGGTTCAAACAGCCTATTAGCAGCTTTTATTTCCATTGCACCTAAAATCGCAACTTTTGCAGTAACATTAAGAATCTTTGATGTGTTTATTTCTTCAGATAATGTATGGATCGAATATGTCCTTTATGCGCTTGTGATTCTCACAATGAGCGTTCCTAATCTTATCGCACTCATACAAGAAGATGTCAAACGAATGCTTGCTTATAGCTCGATTTCACATTCAGGATTTGTGCTTGGAGCGATTCTCATTAACACGCATCAATCTCATACAATTTTATTTTTCTATTGGTTTTTATTCCTTTTCACTAATATTGGAGCATTTGCGATTCTGTGGCTGATGCAAGATGATGATCATACTTTTCACCCTCGTTTCTCTCACCCTTATGCAAAATTTAGCGGTATGATTCACACTTCCCCTATACTCGCTATTTTGCTTTCTGTTTTTATGATTGCCCTAGCGGGAATACCGCCATTATCAGTATTTTGGGGTAAAATGTATTTAATGGCAAGTGCCTTAGATGCAGGATATATCGCACTCGCTATTTTTATGGCGATTAATAGCACCATTGCAGCATTTTATTATTTCAAACTTGTCGTTTATATCTTTGTCAAAGAACCTCATTCACTATCAACAAACTTTGATTCTCATCTTTGCTTGGCAAGTAAAGGGGTTTTGACAATTTCATTGGCAGTAAGTGTTTTATCGTTGTTTTTGGTCCAAAATTTGCTTGAGTTCATTTCAAAATATATTGGAAATAGTGGTTTTTAA
- a CDS encoding NADH-quinone oxidoreductase subunit G, with amino-acid sequence MSQNTITIHINDKEITCNEGESILQIARKEGIEIPAICYLSGCSPTMACKLCMIDADGKRSYSCNTKAKEGMNIYTHTPEINQERNAIMQSYDVNHPLQCGVCDKSGECELQNYTLKMNVQCQEYSIKESNKPHKQWAKAVYDPNLCIMCERCVTTCKDNLGEANLKAQKADLEPLDMSLWKEKMPKDALSVWARKQKALIDFVGEMPCFDCGECISVCPVGALSTNDFKYKANAWELKKIESTCVHCAMGCKIIYEVRHRDTQGTPHIYRVKNDFYFNPICGAGRYAYDICSSTSPTQNLQDAIQAFKKAKAINIGNQSTNEEAFVLNHLAKSLNLKLYNHEALSFKNFIHTFLSYAQSNTLSHLEDVKNAQNVIVLGDAIRYNAPTLRYMLNNKLKLTKGSQVIYMHPIHDTLMSSLSKNLRSIHYHSDALPVALGSIALATQAYQSNDSSLYTHLQAICDSHIVQQEKIIKEVKKQIPAQGDDAQDQAPQEIIEQVEEIKETSLYQMLQDSQINNEDLQALSAFFNADSTPLLIIGNDLYQHPQSALFAKILGVLQKDGHLKVLLIPPFANALGLAMICDLSPLPQTNEQEYTIGFRNVGDFIMDSDFISQDSNNHTAFSSDYQPDFILPAFNQIEGTYTSIDSRILPLKPALPFNGYDLSDIAKAFDMKGEFLIDYTSLICGCEFDDFENRYLNDGTNLRGYRFKNITIPQTLDLPESNEQLLLPQKKTYNAYMLHSPSQFNLYTAKSQHIQNKVGIYMSKSFMQEQNLQEGDFITLTDSTHCVSGQVFIDYYLDEPIYLVNPILTGAKKIFAHQRYALLSLESQTRNNNE; translated from the coding sequence ATGAGTCAAAACACTATTACTATCCATATCAACGATAAAGAAATTACTTGCAATGAGGGTGAAAGTATCTTGCAAATCGCCCGCAAAGAAGGGATTGAAATCCCCGCTATTTGCTATCTTTCAGGCTGTTCTCCAACGATGGCTTGCAAACTTTGTATGATAGATGCCGATGGAAAACGCAGCTATTCTTGCAACACCAAAGCCAAAGAAGGTATGAATATTTACACACATACGCCAGAAATCAATCAAGAGCGCAATGCGATTATGCAAAGTTATGATGTTAATCACCCACTCCAATGTGGTGTATGCGATAAAAGCGGCGAATGTGAGCTTCAAAACTATACTCTTAAAATGAATGTGCAATGTCAAGAATACAGCATCAAAGAAAGCAATAAACCACATAAACAATGGGCAAAAGCCGTATATGACCCAAATTTATGTATTATGTGCGAACGATGTGTTACAACTTGTAAAGATAATCTCGGCGAAGCCAACCTTAAGGCACAAAAAGCAGATTTAGAGCCTTTAGATATGTCGCTTTGGAAAGAAAAGATGCCTAAAGATGCGCTTAGCGTTTGGGCAAGGAAACAAAAAGCATTGATTGATTTTGTAGGAGAAATGCCTTGTTTTGATTGCGGTGAGTGTATCAGCGTCTGCCCTGTGGGTGCTTTAAGCACAAATGATTTTAAATACAAAGCCAATGCGTGGGAGCTCAAAAAAATAGAATCTACTTGTGTGCATTGCGCAATGGGTTGCAAGATCATTTACGAAGTGCGTCATCGTGATACACAAGGCACACCTCATATTTATCGCGTAAAAAATGATTTTTACTTTAATCCCATTTGTGGTGCAGGACGATATGCTTATGATATATGCTCAAGCACTTCTCCTACACAGAATCTACAAGATGCGATTCAAGCTTTCAAAAAAGCAAAAGCCATTAATATTGGTAATCAAAGCACAAATGAAGAAGCATTCGTGCTCAATCATCTTGCTAAATCTTTAAATCTCAAACTTTACAACCATGAAGCTTTGTCGTTCAAAAACTTTATCCATACCTTTTTGTCTTACGCTCAAAGCAATACACTTTCTCACCTTGAAGATGTCAAAAATGCCCAAAATGTCATTGTTTTAGGTGATGCGATTCGATACAATGCGCCCACACTCCGCTATATGCTAAACAACAAACTTAAACTCACCAAAGGTTCGCAAGTCATTTATATGCACCCTATTCATGACACACTAATGAGTAGTTTAAGCAAGAATCTTAGAAGTATTCATTATCATTCTGACGCGCTACCTGTCGCATTGGGAAGTATTGCTTTAGCTACACAAGCCTATCAATCAAATGATTCGTCATTATATACGCATCTCCAAGCAATCTGTGATTCTCATATTGTCCAACAAGAAAAAATTATCAAAGAAGTCAAAAAACAAATTCCTGCGCAAGGTGATGATGCACAAGACCAAGCACCCCAAGAAATTATCGAGCAAGTCGAAGAAATTAAAGAAACTTCTCTTTATCAAATGTTGCAAGATTCACAAATTAACAATGAAGACTTGCAAGCCTTATCAGCATTTTTCAACGCTGATTCAACGCCACTTCTTATTATCGGAAATGACTTATACCAACACCCTCAAAGCGCATTATTTGCAAAGATTCTAGGGGTTTTACAAAAAGATGGGCATCTCAAAGTTCTTCTTATCCCACCTTTTGCAAATGCGCTTGGCTTAGCGATGATTTGTGATCTCTCTCCCTTACCTCAAACAAATGAGCAAGAATATACCATCGGATTCCGTAATGTAGGTGATTTTATTATGGATTCTGATTTCATTTCGCAAGATTCTAACAATCATACTGCTTTTTCTTCAGACTATCAACCAGATTTTATTCTCCCTGCTTTCAATCAAATAGAAGGCACTTATACAAGCATTGATTCGCGTATTTTGCCTTTAAAGCCTGCCCTACCCTTTAATGGCTATGATTTGAGCGATATTGCTAAAGCTTTTGATATGAAAGGTGAATTTTTGATAGACTACACGAGCCTTATTTGTGGTTGTGAATTTGATGATTTTGAGAATCGCTACTTGAATGACGGCACAAATTTGCGGGGTTATCGCTTCAAGAATATCACAATCCCCCAAACTTTAGACCTCCCCGAATCTAATGAGCAACTTCTCTTGCCTCAAAAGAAAACATACAATGCCTATATGTTGCATTCTCCCTCACAATTTAATCTCTACACTGCCAAAAGTCAGCATATTCAAAATAAAGTTGGCATTTATATGAGCAAATCTTTTATGCAAGAACAGAATCTTCAAGAAGGAGACTTCATCACGCTTACAGATTCTACTCATTGTGTTAGTGGGCAGGTATTTATAGACTACTATCTTGATGAGCCAATTTATCTTGTCAATCCGATACTTACGGGAGCAAAAAAGATTTTTGCTCACCAAAGATATGCTCTTTTAAGCTTAGAATCTCAAACAAGGAATAACAATGAGTGA
- a CDS encoding NADH-ubiquinone oxidoreductase subunit E family protein has product MTRYDLRHLKDTFESKMENLLDTMSDGEVAIFLFDATDFANVQKAIDCIQTRNDELMNSLRFNEVDWTLVVKRKCNAQ; this is encoded by the coding sequence ATGACACGATATGATTTAAGACATTTAAAAGATACTTTTGAATCTAAAATGGAGAATCTCCTTGATACAATGAGTGATGGCGAAGTAGCTATTTTTCTTTTTGATGCGACTGATTTTGCTAATGTCCAAAAAGCCATTGATTGTATCCAAACTCGTAATGATGAGTTGATGAATAGTCTGCGCTTTAACGAAGTGGATTGGACATTAGTCGTTAAAAGGAAGTGCAATGCGCAATAA
- the nuoI gene encoding NADH-quinone oxidoreductase subunit NuoI, with product MKNLMPQNTTDYRILPPRTQRLQQNFLKRCLITFQTSIKLELFVGLGHALKAFFSPKVTVQYPLELAPLSPRYRAIHKLQRLLESENERCIGCGLCEKICTSNCIRIITDQGEDHRKKIHHYTINFGRCIYCGLCAEVCPELAIVHSDLYENASEQRAHFGSKDQILEKNASIVEFSGFGSISPDADSQIRKTPLSYSKEASDV from the coding sequence ATGAAAAATCTAATGCCACAAAATACGACAGATTATCGCATTTTACCTCCACGCACACAACGTTTGCAACAAAATTTCTTGAAACGTTGCCTCATTACATTTCAAACAAGCATTAAGCTTGAATTATTCGTTGGTTTGGGTCATGCCCTAAAAGCTTTCTTTTCTCCTAAAGTTACGGTTCAGTATCCTTTAGAATTAGCTCCATTAAGCCCACGATACAGAGCAATTCACAAGCTCCAACGCCTTTTAGAATCTGAAAATGAAAGATGTATCGGTTGCGGGTTGTGTGAAAAGATTTGCACAAGCAATTGTATCCGCATCATCACAGATCAAGGCGAAGATCATCGCAAAAAAATACATCATTACACGATTAATTTTGGACGCTGTATTTATTGTGGATTGTGTGCAGAAGTATGCCCAGAACTCGCCATCGTCCATAGTGATTTATATGAAAATGCGAGTGAGCAAAGAGCCCATTTTGGTAGCAAAGATCAAATTCTTGAAAAAAATGCTTCGATTGTAGAATTTAGCGGATTTGGCTCAATCTCTCCCGATGCAGATTCTCAAATACGCAAAACCCCCTTAAGCTATTCTAAGGAGGCATCTGATGTTTGA
- the nuoL gene encoding NADH-quinone oxidoreductase subunit L, producing the protein MSVFLIQMVYIALFAPLVSAVFAALFGQKQKYVWIGIISSVLIACSLFASSILLFYTYRMNIAINFEILNWIEAGNFYSSFGIIIDRISVSMMFVVSLVSTMVHIYSIGYMKNDAGFNRFFSYLSAFVFSMMLLVMSDNFLGLFAGWEGVGLCSYLLIGFWYERPSANFASIEAFVMNRIADLALILGIFLIAWYFESIKYEEVFLRLEFEDFDQNLLIWIGALLFVGAMGKSAQFPFHTWLADAMEGPTPVSALIHAATMVTAGVYLVIRAYPLYQMIPDVGFWITSLGAFVAIFGASMALVNKDLKRIIAYSTLSQLGYMFVAAGIGAYWVALFHLITHAFFKSLLFLGAGNVMHAMNDKLDITSMGGLSKPLRYTMILMLIASVALAGIYPFAGFFSKDKILEIAFSEGYMIIWGVLLITALFTAFYSFRLLMLVFFVPKRHNEHPHEAYSYMLLAMLPLAILAVIAGLGGVIEDFLSQVLPFKQTALAHDTHYLLIAGTLCVVICGAIFAIFKYARGGFSAFWQETFIYRILSNNYYIPQLYETLFIKPYTKLSYFLWQKIELGGIDAFVDSVGNFAKTLGTKLSRIQNGDLTQMLRLMIVGLFILVLLCLAYFIWR; encoded by the coding sequence ATGAGCGTATTTCTCATACAAATGGTTTATATAGCCTTATTTGCCCCATTGGTCAGTGCAGTTTTTGCTGCATTATTTGGGCAGAAGCAAAAATATGTTTGGATAGGTATCATTTCAAGTGTGCTAATTGCTTGTTCGCTTTTTGCTTCAAGCATCTTACTCTTCTACACTTACCGTATGAATATCGCAATCAACTTCGAGATTCTCAATTGGATTGAAGCCGGGAATTTTTATAGCTCATTTGGAATTATTATCGACAGAATCAGCGTCAGCATGATGTTTGTTGTGAGTCTTGTTTCAACAATGGTGCATATTTATTCAATCGGTTATATGAAAAATGATGCAGGATTCAATCGATTCTTTAGCTATTTGAGTGCCTTTGTTTTTTCAATGATGCTTTTAGTGATGAGCGATAACTTCTTAGGACTTTTTGCTGGTTGGGAAGGTGTGGGACTATGCTCTTACTTACTCATTGGCTTTTGGTATGAGCGTCCAAGCGCAAACTTTGCTTCAATCGAAGCATTTGTGATGAATAGAATCGCTGACCTTGCGTTGATTTTAGGGATTTTCTTAATAGCATGGTATTTTGAAAGCATTAAATACGAAGAAGTATTTTTACGATTAGAATTTGAAGACTTTGACCAAAACTTATTGATTTGGATTGGTGCATTACTCTTTGTGGGGGCAATGGGAAAATCGGCTCAATTTCCTTTCCATACTTGGCTTGCCGATGCAATGGAAGGACCTACACCTGTTTCAGCCCTCATACACGCCGCTACAATGGTAACAGCTGGAGTTTATCTCGTTATCCGTGCATATCCTTTATATCAAATGATACCCGATGTTGGATTCTGGATCACCTCTTTAGGAGCATTTGTAGCAATTTTTGGAGCGAGTATGGCTTTAGTAAATAAAGACTTAAAACGCATTATTGCTTATTCAACCTTATCACAGCTCGGATATATGTTTGTGGCAGCAGGGATTGGCGCATATTGGGTGGCACTTTTTCATCTTATCACGCATGCGTTTTTTAAATCTCTGCTTTTCCTTGGGGCAGGAAATGTAATGCACGCTATGAATGATAAACTTGATATTACATCAATGGGTGGCTTATCTAAACCACTACGTTACACAATGATTCTAATGCTCATTGCATCTGTGGCACTTGCTGGAATCTATCCATTTGCGGGCTTTTTCTCTAAAGATAAGATACTTGAAATCGCATTCAGTGAAGGATATATGATTATTTGGGGAGTGTTGCTCATCACCGCCCTATTTACAGCCTTTTATTCCTTTAGGCTTTTAATGCTTGTATTCTTTGTCCCTAAACGACACAATGAACACCCACATGAAGCGTATTCATATATGTTGCTCGCTATGCTTCCTCTAGCGATTCTTGCAGTTATTGCAGGGCTTGGTGGGGTAATTGAAGATTTTCTTTCGCAAGTCTTGCCCTTTAAACAAACAGCTCTTGCACATGATACGCATTATCTCCTTATTGCAGGGACACTTTGTGTCGTCATTTGTGGGGCAATTTTTGCTATTTTCAAATACGCACGAGGCGGGTTTTCAGCATTTTGGCAAGAAACTTTCATTTACAGAATCTTGAGCAATAATTACTACATTCCCCAACTATACGAAACCCTATTCATCAAACCCTATACGAAGCTTTCATATTTCTTATGGCAAAAAATTGAGCTAGGTGGGATTGATGCTTTTGTAGATTCTGTTGGAAATTTTGCCAAAACACTAGGCACCAAACTCTCACGCATACAAAATGGTGATCTCACCCAAATGCTTCGACTAATGATTGTGGGACTTTTCATATTAGTTTTGCTGTGTTTAGCGTATTTTATTTGGAGGTAA